The Methanobacterium lacus genome includes a region encoding these proteins:
- a CDS encoding 4Fe-4S binding protein has protein sequence MTTTTNNSKKYCKPIRDVEIDYNIDSSKCEACEDKPCLMSCPVDAIWKTEDGKIEIDDKCVGCVLCREACPYNAINMKTTLSEPIRENVPNINTKLCRQCGACVKACKTGSIQLISSGNEEAHSEINEDTCVRCGYCARVCPTEAIKYGEILPRSVVGGKAIVVNQKDCIGCMTCTKVCPSRGAINVGKVSKLPFINPSYCARCEECMNVCPSAAIKYSSRKRAYKNFSKIKTMEIVSELLENEAGKLSKDAIRISSILNGIARKISSNHSEKSFKEDVTPIITEEIKAMTHNELEIEDINEIIGVTNPKRSIKVIEDNCIGCGACMSECPVKCIELEMPSPVHIDDRCVHCGKCIETCQFNAIELAEEYFKVEDGKIFFKRDALTGQREGKIVTDVEACMACGICVRKCPTNALKLEKDEVIVDTEKCILCGECDIICPVNAIKLKTESNTASTEANN, from the coding sequence ATTACAACTACTACTAATAACTCTAAAAAATATTGTAAACCAATAAGAGATGTTGAAATTGATTACAATATTGACAGCAGCAAATGCGAAGCTTGTGAAGATAAACCATGCTTAATGTCATGTCCAGTAGATGCTATTTGGAAGACTGAAGATGGTAAGATAGAGATAGATGATAAATGTGTTGGATGTGTACTGTGCAGAGAAGCTTGTCCATACAATGCAATTAACATGAAAACAACTCTTTCAGAACCTATAAGAGAAAATGTTCCCAATATAAATACTAAACTTTGCAGACAGTGCGGTGCATGTGTAAAGGCATGTAAAACAGGGTCTATACAGCTTATTAGTTCGGGTAATGAGGAAGCTCACAGTGAAATTAATGAAGATACTTGTGTACGATGTGGATACTGTGCACGGGTGTGTCCTACAGAAGCCATCAAGTACGGTGAGATCCTTCCAAGGTCCGTTGTAGGTGGAAAGGCAATAGTTGTGAATCAAAAGGACTGTATAGGTTGCATGACTTGTACAAAGGTTTGTCCATCTAGAGGAGCAATTAATGTTGGAAAAGTTAGTAAATTACCATTTATAAATCCATCATACTGTGCCAGATGTGAAGAGTGTATGAATGTGTGTCCATCTGCAGCAATCAAATATTCCTCAAGGAAGAGGGCGTACAAAAATTTCAGCAAGATCAAAACCATGGAAATAGTGTCTGAACTTCTTGAAAATGAAGCAGGCAAACTATCCAAGGATGCCATAAGAATTTCAAGCATATTAAATGGAATTGCCAGAAAGATATCTTCAAACCATAGTGAAAAATCCTTTAAGGAAGATGTTACACCCATCATAACCGAAGAGATCAAGGCAATGACCCACAACGAACTTGAAATTGAAGATATAAATGAAATTATTGGAGTCACCAATCCTAAAAGAAGCATTAAAGTCATTGAAGATAACTGTATAGGCTGCGGTGCCTGTATGTCAGAATGCCCAGTTAAATGTATAGAACTTGAAATGCCATCACCTGTACACATTGATGATAGATGTGTGCACTGTGGTAAATGTATTGAAACCTGTCAGTTCAATGCCATAGAACTTGCAGAAGAATATTTCAAGGTTGAAGATGGTAAAATCTTCTTTAAAAGGGATGCACTTACTGGACAAAGGGAAGGAAAAATTGTCACAGATGTAGAAGCATGCATGGCATGCGGTATCTGTGTGAGGAAATGTCCAACCAATGCACTTAAACTGGAAAAGGACGAAGTAATAGTTGACACTGAAAAATGCATATTATGCGGCGAATGTGACATTATCTGCCCTGTTAATGCTATAAAACTAAAAACTGAATCCAACACTGCTTCCACTGAAGCTAATAACTAA
- a CDS encoding 4Fe-4S binding protein yields MSSVIWYLYEFARKSWAENFAAAKSDKEIMDAPDRFRNFPEVHKEYCIACGACTAACPAPMAIKLVRDEDSEHEDGFTYPVINNRGCIRCGFCAEVCPTDPKTLTCGENHLIREDFTILPVDKKFVIDDYLCIRCKKCMKTCKVGDAIFEEDNKIVIDQSKCISCGECLKTCPVKGAIKGIHISHVEEQKEIINLVVDGLEAKIEAEQNKIKNIEGSDVYSFDISAVELIEDARKILDDDELIDDIIENITDRLKLRVITWDKDKCTNCRLCVKECPSGAIKYTSEEGVVRNPDKCLRCSICYQTCPFGAIGYYISRFLYKRDEADKLIHVTVKTSDLPVRS; encoded by the coding sequence ATGTCTTCGGTTATATGGTATCTATATGAATTTGCAAGGAAGTCTTGGGCTGAAAATTTTGCAGCTGCTAAGAGTGACAAAGAAATAATGGATGCACCAGACAGGTTTAGAAACTTTCCAGAGGTACATAAAGAGTACTGCATAGCTTGTGGTGCGTGTACTGCGGCCTGTCCAGCACCCATGGCAATTAAATTGGTTAGGGATGAAGATAGTGAGCATGAAGATGGTTTTACATATCCTGTGATAAACAACAGGGGATGTATTAGATGTGGATTTTGTGCTGAAGTGTGTCCAACTGATCCCAAGACCCTTACATGTGGTGAAAATCATTTGATAAGGGAAGATTTCACAATTCTTCCAGTGGATAAAAAGTTTGTAATAGACGATTATCTCTGTATAAGATGCAAAAAATGTATGAAAACTTGTAAGGTTGGAGATGCTATTTTTGAAGAAGATAACAAGATAGTTATCGACCAATCCAAATGCATATCTTGCGGTGAATGTCTTAAAACCTGTCCTGTTAAGGGTGCTATTAAAGGAATTCATATTTCACATGTTGAAGAGCAAAAGGAAATTATAAACCTTGTGGTTGATGGTTTAGAAGCTAAAATTGAAGCAGAACAAAACAAAATCAAAAATATTGAGGGTTCTGATGTTTACAGCTTTGATATTTCCGCAGTTGAACTCATTGAAGACGCCAGAAAAATATTGGATGATGATGAGCTCATAGATGACATAATAGAAAATATAACTGACAGGCTTAAATTGAGGGTCATTACATGGGACAAAGATAAATGTACCAACTGCAGACTCTGCGTTAAGGAATGTCCTTCTGGTGCAATTAAGTACACCAGTGAGGAAGGTGTTGTTAGAAATCCTGATAAGTGTTTGAGATGCAGTATCTGTTATCAAACTTGTCCATTTGGTGCGATTGGATATTATATCTCAAGGTTCCTTTACAAGCGAGATGAAGCAGATAAGCTTATTCATGTGACAGTTAAAACATCAGATTTACCTGTGAGGAGTTGA
- a CDS encoding hydrogenase large subunit translates to MILPIGPVHPGLKEPLRLKLKTRGEKVLSAEIDYGYIHRGIERIMQGKTWQKGIFLSERVCGICSYVHTQTFAETFEKIAGEYAPLRAQYLRVLTNELDRIQSHLLANSTYFKAVEHETLFMYMLALREPVMDAIELLTGNRVNMGWNVVGGVKMDIKQTHMDQIMQIMNKLETDYGRYVQIYEDGPLVGGLRSKDVGVMTREEAIMARAVGPIGRASGLEHDVREQHHTYKDNFDWNVVWRKEGDNFARTMNRFNEVWESISLIKQVINNIPEGDVRKKIDIPAGVAEWRNEAPRGEVTYSIETNGNLIKNISIRTPSIMNIDACAKYMLNDVPTVADAVATYATSDPCIACAERVTILDESGRVLDFHGVHNINSKLKG, encoded by the coding sequence ATGATACTTCCAATAGGACCAGTACACCCCGGTCTAAAGGAACCATTACGTTTAAAACTTAAAACTCGTGGAGAAAAAGTTTTAAGTGCGGAAATAGATTATGGTTACATTCATAGGGGTATTGAAAGGATAATGCAGGGTAAAACCTGGCAAAAAGGTATTTTTTTATCTGAAAGGGTTTGTGGAATCTGCTCCTACGTACACACACAAACATTTGCAGAAACCTTTGAAAAAATTGCAGGAGAATATGCTCCATTGAGGGCACAGTACCTTAGGGTATTGACCAATGAATTAGATAGGATTCAGAGTCATTTACTTGCAAATTCCACTTATTTCAAGGCTGTAGAACACGAAACATTATTCATGTACATGTTAGCACTTCGAGAGCCAGTGATGGATGCCATTGAACTGTTAACAGGAAACAGAGTAAACATGGGATGGAACGTGGTTGGTGGTGTTAAGATGGACATCAAACAAACCCATATGGACCAGATCATGCAAATAATGAACAAACTCGAAACTGATTACGGAAGGTACGTGCAGATCTACGAAGACGGACCCTTAGTTGGAGGACTCAGATCCAAGGATGTGGGAGTTATGACTAGAGAAGAAGCCATAATGGCAAGGGCAGTTGGCCCAATAGGACGTGCTTCAGGTCTTGAACATGATGTGAGAGAACAGCATCACACTTACAAAGATAACTTTGACTGGAACGTTGTGTGGAGAAAAGAAGGAGATAACTTCGCACGAACAATGAATCGATTTAATGAAGTTTGGGAATCTATAAGTTTAATTAAACAAGTTATAAACAACATTCCAGAGGGTGATGTTCGTAAAAAGATTGATATACCTGCAGGAGTGGCAGAATGGAGGAATGAAGCTCCACGTGGTGAAGTTACATATTCCATTGAAACCAACGGAAACCTCATAAAAAATATTTCTATCCGAACACCGAGTATAATGAACATCGATGCTTGTGCCAAGTACATGTTAAACGATGTTCCAACAGTTGCTGATGCGGTTGCTACCTACGCAACAAGTGATCCATGCATTGCATGTGCAGAAAGAGTTACTATACTGGATGAATCAGGACGTGTTCTTGATTTTCACGGTGTTCACAACATAAATTCCAAATTAAAAGGATGA
- a CDS encoding NADH-quinone oxidoreductase subunit B family protein, which yields MLNGLKDIIRKSSIHVCLVNTGGCNGCDIEVVALLSPRYDLEQYGIYVHNNPREADVLLITGALAEQWKDKLQKIYAKTPEPKVVVAIGNCPLTGDVFNQEGSSVNAPVSDYIPVDAEVSGCPPRPTEILAAILAVGPDAIAARGRQKL from the coding sequence ATGTTAAATGGTCTTAAAGACATAATTCGGAAGAGCTCCATACATGTTTGTCTCGTAAATACAGGGGGCTGCAACGGTTGCGATATAGAAGTTGTTGCACTTTTATCCCCAAGGTACGATCTTGAACAGTATGGTATATATGTTCACAATAATCCAAGGGAAGCAGACGTGCTTCTAATAACAGGAGCCTTGGCAGAACAGTGGAAGGACAAGCTTCAGAAAATATATGCCAAGACACCGGAACCCAAAGTAGTGGTTGCAATAGGTAACTGCCCACTTACAGGGGATGTATTTAATCAAGAAGGATCAAGCGTAAATGCACCGGTATCTGACTATATACCTGTGGATGCAGAAGTCTCTGGATGTCCTCCACGTCCAACTGAAATATTAGCGGCAATTTTAGCTGTAGGGCCAGATGCAATAGCAGCTAGAGGGAGGCAAAAATTATGA
- a CDS encoding DUF1959 domain-containing protein, whose amino-acid sequence MNSYKPNTEAENEELYITMKKRILASYKWHENVIVPFSKELEISPEELEEILMKRLDMSSLQAINPRYESSKLRCLKERIHADLRLCWLCDIMNILTKEEAKTIRDKIAYNVLENNKNYKEAIEDGRADLLEYLLK is encoded by the coding sequence ATGAATTCTTACAAACCTAACACAGAAGCAGAAAATGAAGAACTTTACATAACCATGAAAAAAAGGATCTTAGCCAGTTATAAATGGCATGAAAATGTTATTGTGCCATTTTCAAAGGAACTTGAAATCTCACCTGAAGAACTGGAAGAAATTCTTATGAAACGATTGGATATGTCCAGTTTACAGGCTATTAATCCTCGTTATGAGTCTTCAAAGTTAAGATGTCTTAAAGAAAGAATTCATGCAGATCTCAGACTCTGCTGGTTATGCGATATCATGAACATCCTCACAAAAGAGGAAGCAAAGACTATTCGAGATAAAATAGCATACAACGTACTTGAAAATAATAAAAATTACAAAGAAGCTATAGAGGATGGTAGGGCAGATTTGCTCGAATATCTCCTCAAATAA
- a CDS encoding energy-converting hydrogenase subunit EhaL family protein: protein MNDISYLIYILSFIIGSAMGLVLSYKKYTAPFVTKNIDMVALILAIVGWVLAINSQLISAWVSPVITITVGIFLIAIVMGMRPGYGRYETVIGFAISALIWVGTVLI from the coding sequence ATGAACGACATAAGCTACTTAATATACATACTTTCATTCATCATAGGATCAGCAATGGGACTTGTGCTGAGCTACAAAAAATATACAGCACCCTTTGTAACCAAAAATATTGACATGGTAGCACTCATACTGGCAATTGTTGGTTGGGTACTTGCAATAAATAGTCAGCTGATTTCAGCTTGGGTTTCACCAGTTATAACCATCACTGTGGGAATCTTTTTAATTGCAATTGTCATGGGAATGAGGCCAGGATATGGTAGATACGAAACAGTGATTGGATTTGCTATTTCAGCTCTGATATGGGTGGGAACGGTGCTAATATGA
- a CDS encoding respiratory chain complex I subunit 1 family protein — protein sequence MNLMTNILINVIIAFLIGSLLFGLQRKIMARIQGRPGPPIIQHILHTLKFFIKESAFPYTAAMPFYIAITAMLSMIWVAAVIVGPVTGGSLLLIFGIYAVHKIVEHNAGSSSGSPYGKLSCVRAVYSAAAEIPLFAVLVIIYFKTGTMNITGLINYQAVHGPLLYAIPLAALMFFVLIMSKAPYSPFAITKGKDIVSGYETEHFGLLRGYLMMSESIAWYMLLWVFLTVFLGPISIPVYLIGMIVMSSIIAFINATTPLLNPNHSIMMQVTFAFIGIVGSFALLMI from the coding sequence ATGAATTTGATGACTAATATCTTGATAAATGTTATTATAGCATTTTTAATAGGTAGTTTGCTTTTCGGACTTCAGCGTAAGATAATGGCAAGAATCCAAGGAAGACCAGGACCTCCAATCATCCAACATATATTGCACACACTCAAATTCTTCATTAAAGAATCTGCGTTTCCATACACTGCAGCAATGCCATTTTACATAGCAATAACAGCCATGTTGAGCATGATATGGGTTGCAGCAGTTATAGTAGGTCCAGTAACAGGAGGTTCACTCCTCTTAATATTCGGTATTTACGCAGTTCACAAAATCGTAGAACACAATGCAGGATCTTCATCAGGATCCCCCTACGGAAAATTAAGCTGTGTAAGAGCGGTTTATTCTGCTGCCGCAGAAATTCCGTTATTCGCGGTTTTAGTAATAATCTACTTTAAAACAGGTACAATGAACATCACAGGCTTGATAAATTACCAAGCTGTACACGGCCCTTTACTCTATGCAATACCACTTGCAGCACTCATGTTCTTCGTACTAATAATGTCTAAAGCTCCTTACTCCCCATTTGCAATAACCAAGGGTAAAGACATAGTTTCAGGGTACGAAACAGAACATTTCGGCCTTTTAAGAGGTTACTTGATGATGTCAGAGTCTATAGCCTGGTACATGTTATTATGGGTGTTCCTAACAGTATTCCTCGGACCTATAAGCATACCAGTATACTTGATTGGAATGATTGTAATGTCTTCAATTATAGCGTTTATAAACGCAACAACACCATTACTCAATCCAAATCATTCCATTATGATGCAGGTAACCTTTGCATTCATTGGTATAGTGGGTTCATTTGCCTTGCTCATGATCTAA
- a CDS encoding proton-conducting transporter transmembrane domain-containing protein — MDITILGSQIIGIIPLGDIVFYFTQFNLFMFATALAFTAIIAISKTETQIEAEFGKLGDRAVTVAKKEFKIRRFLAIICGLATAGAMITGDLFDFTLFVCLTGIVNIGIVGAVKQVDVLDAAYQYGLIAMMASLPLFGGAALILAATGTLSLLDINSLTYTTPMMILGSILLFLGVAGETGVAPFFATKAEMFRTPGSPFLLIIHLSSLLILVRLIEILLIINKPF, encoded by the coding sequence ATGGATATCACAATATTAGGCTCACAAATAATAGGAATCATACCCCTTGGAGACATAGTATTTTACTTCACTCAATTCAACCTCTTCATGTTCGCAACGGCCTTGGCATTCACAGCTATTATAGCTATTAGTAAAACAGAAACCCAAATTGAAGCTGAATTTGGTAAATTAGGTGATAGAGCAGTTACTGTAGCTAAAAAAGAATTTAAAATCAGAAGATTTCTTGCCATAATATGTGGACTCGCTACTGCTGGAGCAATGATCACTGGGGATCTCTTCGATTTCACACTCTTTGTATGTTTAACAGGAATTGTTAACATCGGAATTGTAGGTGCAGTCAAACAGGTTGATGTATTAGACGCTGCCTACCAGTACGGTTTAATAGCAATGATGGCTTCATTACCACTTTTTGGAGGGGCAGCATTGATATTAGCAGCAACAGGTACTCTCAGTTTGCTTGATATCAACTCTTTAACATACACCACACCCATGATGATACTGGGCTCCATACTCCTGTTTTTAGGAGTAGCTGGAGAGACAGGTGTTGCTCCATTTTTTGCAACTAAAGCAGAAATGTTTAGAACTCCAGGTTCACCATTTCTCCTTATAATACATCTAAGTTCACTGTTAATACTTGTAAGACTCATAGAGATATTATTAATTATAAATAAACCATTTTAA
- a CDS encoding EhaG family protein gives MILVPDVVSPIVVGLYAPAIIVGILVGLIGLFGISVEKNDLQVLILTDIVGIGMLIFVAAVGTDLAESLILPGLVVELAEIMAISEILMSREMRKSGKTVELIPTPLHFNLEILQTAPIFLAIILIVYGAFLSGFTGGAIAGAGILFYVMSMKVRGVPSGVWEGLAGVSGIAWCLWLVGFLVLFVFPQYWLLGLMLAAFGVFIKVAFKAGLIGVMNREEFKKE, from the coding sequence TTGATACTTGTACCTGATGTTGTTTCTCCAATTGTAGTTGGATTATATGCTCCTGCAATAATAGTTGGAATATTAGTAGGACTCATTGGTCTCTTCGGAATATCGGTTGAGAAAAATGATCTGCAGGTTTTAATACTAACAGACATTGTGGGTATTGGAATGTTAATATTTGTGGCTGCGGTGGGCACAGACCTTGCAGAGTCTTTAATACTTCCAGGACTAGTTGTTGAACTCGCTGAGATAATGGCCATATCCGAAATACTCATGAGCAGAGAAATGCGTAAAAGTGGCAAAACAGTTGAACTCATACCAACACCCCTACACTTCAACCTCGAAATACTACAAACTGCTCCCATTTTCTTGGCAATTATACTTATCGTTTATGGAGCCTTCCTTTCAGGATTTACAGGAGGAGCTATAGCTGGAGCAGGTATACTCTTTTATGTAATGTCTATGAAAGTAAGGGGAGTACCATCAGGAGTGTGGGAAGGACTCGCAGGAGTATCGGGCATAGCATGGTGCCTATGGCTCGTGGGGTTCCTCGTACTTTTCGTGTTCCCACAGTACTGGTTACTTGGATTAATGCTTGCTGCCTTCGGTGTATTTATTAAGGTAGCATTTAAAGCTGGCCTGATAGGAGTTATGAACAGAGAGGAATTTAAAAAGGAGTAG